A single Solidesulfovibrio sp. DNA region contains:
- a CDS encoding ASKHA domain-containing protein, whose protein sequence is MTNRFFVVDPGGPRAVAAEGGETLARALFRAGYFVGAPLCAGLGRCGRCRVRYLSPPPPPLAAETRRLGEAAVAAGWRLACLRPVGGDEHLELAATGPTPAYDKASLALAAPQTGELGLAVDLGTTGLAWRLLSLADGRTVAEGRGVNPQLGAGGEVVSRLAFALTPGGGELLRRLVLDVLVRLAALAGRKPSALCLAGNSAMMAIVCDKPLAGLAHAPYGLSWRGGETVALGRGLPPAYVPPLLGPFVGADVSAGLTALVAQNPAYPFLLADLGTNAEMVLALAPGRYLAASAPLGPALEGVGLTDGAMAGPGVAVDFELTPAGLAPVLFGGPEATGPPRGIAGPGYLRLAAILREQGVLDADGRFAQNPAPTPLGRRLQARVARLAGEAVFAAAGCRLFASDVEELLKVKAACNLAMAGLLGAAGLATSALAAVYLAGAFGANVSAEALETLGFFPPGLAGRSHVAGNLSLAGAALFLTEPARRATAEALPGQTAIVPLVAPQAGVAGGGDPFISRMVFAYVP, encoded by the coding sequence ATGACAAACCGTTTTTTTGTCGTCGATCCGGGCGGCCCGCGCGCGGTCGCGGCCGAGGGAGGCGAAACCCTGGCCCGGGCGCTGTTTCGGGCCGGATACTTTGTCGGCGCGCCGCTGTGCGCCGGGCTGGGGCGTTGCGGCCGCTGTCGGGTGCGCTACCTGTCGCCGCCGCCACCGCCCCTGGCCGCCGAAACCCGCCGCCTGGGCGAGGCGGCCGTGGCCGCCGGCTGGCGGCTGGCCTGCCTGCGTCCGGTCGGCGGGGACGAACACCTGGAACTGGCCGCAACCGGGCCGACCCCGGCCTACGACAAGGCCTCCCTGGCCCTGGCCGCACCACAGACGGGTGAACTGGGCCTGGCCGTGGACCTCGGCACCACCGGCCTGGCCTGGCGGCTGCTGTCCCTGGCCGACGGCCGGACCGTGGCCGAGGGCCGGGGCGTCAACCCCCAGCTCGGCGCCGGCGGCGAGGTGGTCTCGCGCCTGGCCTTCGCCCTGACCCCGGGCGGCGGCGAGCTCCTGCGCCGGCTGGTCCTGGACGTGCTGGTCCGGCTGGCCGCCCTGGCCGGGCGCAAACCGTCCGCCCTGTGCCTGGCCGGCAATTCGGCCATGATGGCGATTGTGTGCGACAAGCCGCTGGCCGGGCTGGCCCACGCGCCCTACGGGCTTTCCTGGCGCGGCGGCGAAACCGTGGCCCTGGGCCGCGGCCTGCCGCCGGCCTACGTTCCGCCGCTGCTCGGCCCCTTTGTCGGCGCGGACGTAAGCGCCGGGTTGACGGCGCTTGTGGCGCAAAACCCCGCCTATCCCTTTTTGCTGGCCGACCTCGGCACCAACGCCGAAATGGTCCTGGCCCTGGCGCCCGGACGCTACCTGGCCGCCAGCGCCCCCCTCGGGCCGGCCCTGGAAGGCGTGGGGTTGACCGACGGGGCCATGGCCGGGCCGGGGGTGGCCGTGGATTTCGAACTGACGCCCGCCGGCCTGGCGCCGGTCCTTTTCGGCGGCCCGGAGGCAACGGGGCCGCCGCGGGGCATCGCCGGGCCGGGCTACCTGCGCCTGGCCGCCATCCTGCGCGAGCAGGGCGTGCTTGACGCGGACGGCCGTTTCGCCCAAAACCCGGCCCCGACCCCGCTGGGCCGGCGCCTGCAGGCCCGGGTCGCGCGCCTGGCCGGCGAGGCCGTCTTCGCGGCCGCCGGCTGCCGGCTGTTCGCCTCGGACGTGGAGGAACTGCTCAAGGTCAAGGCCGCCTGCAACCTGGCCATGGCCGGGCTTTTGGGCGCGGCCGGGCTGGCCACCTCGGCCCTGGCGGCGGTGTACCTGGCCGGGGCCTTCGGTGCCAACGTCTCGGCCGAAGCCTTGGAGACCCTGGGTTTTTTTCCGCCCGGCCTGGCCGGGCGCAGCCATGTCGCCGGCAACCTCTCCCTGGCGGGCGCGGCCCTGTTCCTGACCGAGCCGGCCAGGCGGGCCACGGCCGAGGCCCTGCCCGGACAAACCGCGATCGTGCCCCTTGTCGCCCCCCAGGCCGGAGTGGCCGGCGGCGGCGATCCCTTCATCTCCAGGATGGTGTTCGCCTATGTCCCCTGA
- a CDS encoding small ribosomal subunit Rsm22 family protein, which produces MSPDVPSSPGLPARRLFPPLAPEVTAALAAYPALLRRELGMTPGMERALPRQVRDLSLSLTAEREGGPKPGYLSDPRTLAAYAWYFLPWNILRLSRLLPALPLELPEDGLVCDLGSGPLTFLQALWLSRPDLRGKRLRFVCADRSRRALDLGLGLFAGLAGFDPLDPQAPWRVRPVRGEYWQGLAEGASLVAMVNVANELGGGGREPLAARMERLAGQLAEGLSPGGQALVVEPGTRLGWRCLLGLREALLEMGLGLDAPCPHGQECALFAGRTRAWCHFTMSPAGAPAWLASLSERAQLGKTRLSLSFLLARKAPPAFAAQTVRVVSGAFSLADAPGAAVYGCSGKGLVVLVAPDGRVPRPGDAVELPVSAEAPRDAKSGAPRLTLPGHDAPQAPRAGQAPAGAPRKPREGLPAKRPARGKPAPNAAGKADPATGPSRVRRKPAPSGPASKGRPTAGTPRRQPGKGNAKKEPRGG; this is translated from the coding sequence ATGTCCCCTGATGTCCCGTCGTCGCCCGGCCTGCCCGCCCGGCGGCTGTTTCCGCCGCTGGCCCCGGAGGTCACGGCGGCCCTGGCCGCCTATCCCGCCCTGCTGCGCCGGGAGCTGGGCATGACGCCCGGCATGGAGCGCGCCCTGCCCCGGCAGGTCCGCGACCTGTCCCTGTCCCTGACCGCCGAGCGGGAAGGGGGGCCCAAGCCGGGCTACCTGAGCGACCCGCGCACCCTGGCCGCCTATGCCTGGTATTTCCTGCCCTGGAACATCCTGCGGCTGTCGCGGCTGCTGCCGGCCCTGCCGCTGGAACTGCCCGAGGACGGCCTGGTGTGCGACCTGGGCAGCGGCCCCCTGACCTTCCTCCAGGCCTTGTGGCTGTCGCGGCCCGATTTGCGGGGCAAGCGGTTGCGCTTCGTGTGCGCCGACCGCTCGCGCCGCGCCCTGGACCTGGGGCTTGGGCTTTTCGCCGGCCTGGCCGGTTTCGATCCCCTTGACCCGCAGGCCCCCTGGCGGGTGCGGCCGGTGCGCGGCGAATACTGGCAGGGCCTGGCCGAGGGCGCGTCGCTCGTGGCCATGGTCAACGTGGCCAACGAACTGGGCGGCGGCGGGCGCGAACCGCTTGCGGCGCGCATGGAGCGCCTGGCCGGGCAACTGGCCGAGGGCCTGTCCCCGGGGGGCCAGGCCCTGGTGGTCGAGCCGGGAACGCGCCTGGGCTGGCGCTGCCTGCTCGGGCTTCGCGAGGCGTTGCTGGAAATGGGCCTTGGCCTCGACGCCCCCTGCCCCCATGGCCAGGAGTGCGCCCTGTTCGCCGGCCGCACCCGGGCCTGGTGCCATTTCACCATGTCGCCGGCCGGCGCGCCGGCCTGGCTGGCCAGCCTGTCCGAACGGGCCCAGCTCGGCAAGACGCGCCTGAGCCTGTCGTTTCTGCTGGCCCGCAAGGCGCCGCCGGCCTTTGCCGCGCAGACGGTCCGGGTGGTTTCGGGCGCCTTTTCCCTGGCCGACGCGCCGGGGGCGGCGGTCTACGGCTGTTCGGGCAAGGGACTGGTGGTGCTCGTGGCGCCCGACGGAAGGGTGCCCCGGCCGGGCGATGCCGTGGAACTGCCCGTTTCGGCCGAGGCGCCGCGCGACGCCAAGTCCGGCGCGCCCCGCCTGACCCTGCCCGGCCATGACGCGCCCCAAGCCCCCCGGGCGGGCCAGGCGCCGGCCGGCGCGCCGCGAAAGCCCAGGGAGGGCCTTCCGGCGAAACGTCCCGCCCGGGGCAAACCCGCCCCGAACGCCGCCGGCAAGGCCGATCCCGCGACCGGTCCTTCCCGCGTGCGGCGAAAGCCCGCCCCATCCGGGCCCGCCTCGAAAGGCCGGCCAACGGCCGGGACCCCGCGTCGCCAACCGGGCAAGGGGAACGCCAAAAAGGAACCGCGCGGCGGTTGA
- a CDS encoding response regulator yields MDFSPILLDTVVIVGKNEENARRDKRTLAAFRPRRLELFASGEKALAFLVANRVDVVLLDSQLEDMDGLQFLRLTRRDMRLKDVPVVMVTASSQRDKVLDAIAVGCAGYILRPYSEETFAKHVLRACQVERVTEIERQQIEDAREMVAMGNFDDAIEAFEEIISEQNMAQKYYDMGCRCLVRQKYGQAIIAFKKAIKINDLFAEAYKGLADAYKGKGEIEPFKRYMQKAAEVHAQFNRMEETKELFIEILKYDANTPNPFNSLGVKLRKSGDLAGALHAYGQALALTPEDENIHFNMSKAYYFMGDTDRAKASVEKALHLNAGFDEGRKLYRKLFGREYPRQAEAPAAGDAISRAAHSMRDL; encoded by the coding sequence ATGGATTTTTCCCCCATCCTGCTCGATACCGTGGTCATCGTCGGCAAAAACGAGGAAAACGCGCGCCGCGACAAGCGCACGCTGGCCGCGTTTCGGCCCCGTCGCCTGGAACTGTTCGCCTCGGGCGAGAAGGCCCTGGCCTTCCTGGTCGCCAACCGCGTGGACGTGGTGCTCCTCGACAGCCAGCTCGAGGACATGGACGGCCTCCAGTTCCTGCGCCTGACCCGCCGGGACATGCGCCTCAAGGACGTGCCCGTGGTCATGGTGACCGCGTCCAGCCAGCGCGACAAGGTCCTCGACGCCATCGCCGTGGGCTGCGCCGGCTACATCCTGCGCCCCTATTCCGAGGAGACCTTCGCCAAGCACGTGCTGCGCGCCTGCCAGGTGGAGCGCGTCACGGAAATCGAGCGCCAGCAGATCGAGGACGCCCGGGAAATGGTGGCCATGGGCAACTTCGACGACGCCATCGAGGCCTTCGAGGAGATCATTTCCGAACAGAACATGGCCCAGAAATACTACGACATGGGCTGCCGCTGCCTGGTGCGCCAGAAATACGGCCAGGCCATCATCGCCTTCAAAAAGGCCATCAAGATCAACGACCTGTTCGCCGAGGCCTACAAGGGCCTGGCCGACGCCTACAAGGGCAAGGGCGAGATCGAGCCTTTCAAGCGCTACATGCAGAAGGCCGCCGAGGTCCATGCCCAGTTCAACCGCATGGAAGAGACCAAGGAACTGTTCATCGAGATCCTCAAATACGACGCCAATACGCCCAACCCCTTCAATTCCCTGGGCGTCAAGCTGCGCAAAAGCGGCGACCTGGCCGGGGCGCTGCATGCCTACGGCCAGGCCCTGGCGCTCACGCCCGAGGACGAGAACATCCATTTCAACATGTCCAAGGCCTATTATTTCATGGGGGATACCGACCGGGCCAAGGCCAGTGTGGAAAAGGCCCTGCACCTCAATGCCGGCTTCGACGAGGGGCGAAAGCTCTACCGCAAGCTGTTCGGCCGGGAATATCCGCGCCAGGCCGAGGCCCCGGCCGCCGGCGACGCCATAAGCCGCGCCGCCCACTCCATGCGCGACCTCTGA
- the qrcA gene encoding menaquinone reductase multiheme cytochrome c subunit QrcA → MEEKRSNSAGGVGGMVLFGLIGFVGALVVGWVIFPKLLYSEKTQPIRFSHTVHAQLGIDCEQCHHLGPDGRFAGLPTTESCAECHGEETGDNSPNGKEIDKFVKDYAKTGAQVPWLVYQYQPDNVFFSHAAHKGFECSKCHPDVAKADTPPTYYQNRISGYSKDTMKMWECERCHASMGTSNACYVCHK, encoded by the coding sequence ATGGAGGAGAAAAGATCGAATTCGGCCGGCGGCGTTGGCGGCATGGTGCTTTTTGGCCTGATCGGCTTCGTCGGCGCCCTCGTGGTGGGGTGGGTCATCTTTCCGAAACTGCTTTACAGCGAAAAGACGCAGCCCATTCGTTTCAGTCACACGGTCCACGCGCAACTCGGCATCGATTGCGAACAGTGCCACCATCTTGGCCCTGACGGCCGGTTCGCCGGCCTGCCCACGACCGAATCCTGCGCCGAATGCCACGGCGAGGAAACCGGCGACAACTCGCCCAACGGCAAGGAAATCGACAAGTTCGTCAAGGACTACGCCAAGACCGGCGCCCAGGTCCCCTGGCTTGTCTACCAGTACCAGCCCGACAACGTGTTCTTCTCCCATGCCGCCCACAAGGGGTTCGAGTGCTCCAAGTGCCACCCCGACGTGGCCAAGGCCGATACGCCGCCGACGTACTACCAGAACCGGATCAGCGGCTACAGCAAGGACACCATGAAGATGTGGGAGTGCGAACGCTGCCACGCGTCCATGGGCACGAGCAACGCCTGCTACGTCTGTCATAAATAA
- a CDS encoding C40 family peptidase, with translation MTDAHAHARTLRKLKPIVLVSLLALLVAGCSSKQKTYSYQFDEYQGFNARNDFLSGGSQAAPEERLKADAEPNLLSGNLFDLGGTTPKVVASPEPILSENLFELASVQRKGGVFDRMLRTAHTQLGTRYRSGGCSPDTGFDCSGFTTWVFNRYGVHLPRSSREQYQVGKMVAKNNLRKGDLVFFRSKRGINHVGIYLENGKFIHSASNGKTVTISHLEEDYWRTHYAGGRRVF, from the coding sequence TTGACCGACGCGCACGCACACGCACGCACGCTACGCAAATTGAAACCCATTGTCCTGGTATCCCTGCTGGCCCTTCTGGTCGCCGGCTGTTCCTCGAAACAAAAAACCTACTCCTACCAATTCGACGAGTACCAGGGCTTCAACGCCCGAAACGACTTCTTAAGCGGCGGCTCCCAGGCGGCACCGGAAGAACGCCTCAAGGCGGACGCCGAACCCAACCTCCTCTCCGGCAACCTCTTCGACCTCGGCGGCACCACGCCCAAGGTCGTTGCCAGCCCCGAACCCATCCTGAGCGAGAACCTTTTCGAGCTGGCCTCGGTGCAGCGCAAGGGCGGCGTTTTCGACCGCATGCTGCGCACCGCCCACACCCAGCTCGGCACCCGCTACCGCTCCGGAGGCTGCAGCCCCGACACGGGCTTCGACTGCTCGGGTTTCACCACCTGGGTCTTCAACCGGTACGGCGTCCACCTGCCCCGGTCCTCGCGCGAGCAGTACCAGGTGGGCAAGATGGTGGCCAAAAACAACCTGCGCAAGGGCGACCTGGTCTTTTTCCGCTCCAAGCGCGGCATCAACCACGTCGGCATCTACCTGGAAAACGGCAAGTTCATCCACAGCGCCAGCAACGGCAAGACCGTGACCATCAGCCATCTCGAAGAGGACTACTGGAGGACCCATTATGCCGGAGGCCGCCGGGTCTTTTAA
- the rfbC gene encoding dTDP-4-dehydrorhamnose 3,5-epimerase, with translation MDVSQTGIPGLVVVKPRVFGDSRGFFLETYSRKAFAAAGLDYDFVQDNQARSGPRGVLRGLHYQRPPTTQAKLVWVTRGAVYDVAVDLRVGSPTYKKWFGIELSEDNFLRLMVPRGFAHGYVTLTEDAEFLYKVDAPYSPADDAGLAWNDPEISVAWPVADPVLSEKDARQPLLAASGSPFAWNG, from the coding sequence TTGGACGTGTCACAAACCGGCATCCCGGGGCTTGTGGTCGTAAAGCCCAGGGTTTTCGGCGATAGCCGGGGTTTTTTTCTGGAAACGTACAGCCGCAAGGCCTTCGCGGCCGCGGGGCTCGATTATGATTTCGTCCAGGACAATCAGGCGCGGTCCGGTCCCCGGGGCGTGCTGCGCGGCCTGCATTACCAGCGCCCGCCGACCACCCAGGCCAAGCTGGTCTGGGTCACGCGCGGCGCGGTCTACGACGTGGCCGTGGACCTGCGCGTCGGTTCGCCGACCTACAAAAAATGGTTCGGGATCGAGCTTTCCGAGGACAATTTCCTGCGGCTCATGGTGCCGCGCGGCTTTGCCCACGGCTACGTGACCCTGACGGAAGACGCCGAATTCCTGTACAAGGTGGACGCGCCGTATTCGCCGGCCGACGATGCCGGCCTCGCCTGGAACGATCCGGAGATTAGTGTCGCCTGGCCGGTCGCCGATCCGGTCCTGTCCGAAAAGGACGCACGCCAGCCGCTTTTGGCCGCGTCGGGCTCGCCCTTCGCCTGGAACGGATAG
- a CDS encoding acyltransferase: MQRRVTQIESIRVLAMAGIFLYHLWTVLPEGGAQNPLGPILGDILSQGYLGVVVFNAITGFVLTLPHAAPGGKPALGFVDFFRRRFGRIVPQYYLSLALWSVVALFAAAMPLSALFACVAEKVFFVQTLDPARFFCLEPALWWMGLLAQFYLCFPLLLRLFQRCGTRRALFACLGFGWGLWLLLTLSAKASATAALFDYMLYFNLPYRLPEFALGMAFAMAWKARAAAGGEDIDPVTGVPASWRLAFAGLAYFALPLAILFKNALPMPLAHILLTAACVGVAGSLFAWPRLAVLGARPLVAAAAAASYSFYLLHQPILGYGADLLRGLVSPFAAMVLLCVVSLPLSGLLSVWQDRLVAALEARGKARG, from the coding sequence ATGCAACGGCGCGTTACCCAAATCGAGAGCATCCGGGTGCTGGCCATGGCCGGCATCTTCCTCTACCACCTGTGGACCGTGCTGCCCGAAGGCGGCGCGCAAAACCCCCTGGGTCCCATCCTGGGCGACATCCTGAGCCAAGGCTATCTCGGCGTGGTGGTCTTCAACGCCATCACCGGCTTCGTGCTGACCCTGCCCCACGCCGCGCCCGGCGGCAAGCCGGCCCTGGGGTTCGTGGACTTCTTCCGCCGCCGTTTCGGCCGCATCGTGCCGCAATACTACCTGTCGCTGGCCCTGTGGAGCGTGGTGGCCCTTTTCGCCGCGGCCATGCCGCTGTCCGCCCTTTTCGCCTGCGTGGCCGAGAAGGTCTTCTTCGTCCAGACCCTCGATCCGGCCCGGTTTTTCTGCCTGGAGCCGGCCCTGTGGTGGATGGGGCTGTTGGCCCAGTTCTACCTGTGTTTCCCGCTGCTGCTGCGGCTTTTCCAGCGCTGCGGCACCCGCCGGGCGCTTTTCGCCTGCCTGGGTTTCGGCTGGGGCCTGTGGCTGCTCCTGACGCTTTCGGCCAAGGCGAGCGCCACGGCGGCGCTTTTCGACTACATGCTCTACTTCAACCTGCCCTACCGGCTGCCGGAATTCGCCCTGGGCATGGCCTTCGCCATGGCCTGGAAGGCCCGGGCCGCCGCCGGGGGCGAGGACATCGACCCGGTCACGGGCGTGCCGGCCTCGTGGCGACTGGCTTTCGCCGGGCTCGCCTATTTCGCCCTGCCCCTGGCGATCCTGTTCAAAAACGCCCTGCCCATGCCCTTGGCCCACATCCTGCTGACGGCGGCCTGCGTGGGCGTGGCCGGGTCGCTTTTCGCCTGGCCGCGCCTGGCGGTCCTGGGGGCGAGGCCCCTGGTCGCCGCCGCGGCCGCCGCCTCCTACAGCTTCTACTTGCTGCACCAGCCCATCCTGGGCTACGGCGCCGACCTGCTGCGGGGCCTTGTGTCCCCTTTCGCGGCCATGGTGCTCCTGTGCGTCGTCAGCCTGCCGCTTTCCGGCCTGCTTTCGGTGTGGCAGGACAGGCTGGTGGCCGCCCTGGAAGCCCGGGGCAAGGCCCGGGGCTGA
- a CDS encoding mannose-1-phosphate guanylyltransferase/mannose-6-phosphate isomerase — MTAASDRTGRDGHYALILAGGSGTRLWPLSRTLSPKQLLDLGDGETLLQATALRLAEAFSPERVFVVTNEEHAFEVRAQLKEIAATTAANVLAEPLGRNTLAAILLGLEPIVAADPRAVVGVFPADHRIDDRAAWREAMERAAALAGQGWFVTFGIPPHAPETGYGYIHRGDPLGEGAYAVAGFTEKPDLATAEKLLAGGEHYWNSGMFVFRADVFLAAVAAHAPVFHAWFAARAARPLVEGYAALPDVSVDYGVVEKLDRIAMVEAPFDWDDLGSWEALYRLGRKDEAGCVLQGDVLALDCADSLFFSQGSALAVAGVKDMIVIQTRDATLVCPVSEAQRVKDVVGALKSQGSKLVEAHVTVRRPWGSYTVLEGGPGYKIKRIEVPPAGRLSLQMHHHRSEHWVVVSGTALVQIGDEERLLTENQSVDIPKGAVHRLSNPGKLPVEIIEIQSGPYLEEDDIVRFDDVYGRKVGGGGTGPS, encoded by the coding sequence ATGACGGCGGCATCTGATCGGACGGGGCGCGACGGGCACTACGCCCTTATTCTGGCCGGAGGATCGGGGACGCGGCTGTGGCCGTTGTCGCGGACGTTGTCCCCCAAGCAACTGTTGGACCTGGGCGACGGCGAGACGCTGTTGCAGGCCACGGCCCTGCGCCTGGCCGAGGCCTTTTCGCCCGAGCGCGTCTTCGTGGTCACCAACGAGGAACACGCCTTCGAGGTCCGCGCCCAACTCAAGGAAATCGCCGCCACGACCGCGGCCAACGTGCTGGCCGAGCCCCTGGGCCGCAACACCCTGGCCGCCATCCTGCTGGGGCTGGAGCCCATCGTGGCCGCCGATCCCCGGGCCGTGGTCGGGGTGTTCCCGGCCGACCACCGCATCGACGACCGGGCCGCCTGGCGCGAGGCCATGGAGCGGGCGGCGGCCCTGGCCGGTCAGGGCTGGTTCGTGACCTTCGGCATCCCGCCGCATGCGCCGGAAACGGGCTATGGCTACATCCACCGGGGCGATCCCCTGGGCGAGGGGGCCTATGCCGTGGCCGGTTTCACCGAAAAGCCCGACCTGGCCACGGCCGAGAAGCTCCTGGCCGGGGGCGAGCATTACTGGAACAGCGGCATGTTCGTGTTTCGGGCCGACGTGTTCCTGGCCGCCGTGGCCGCCCACGCCCCGGTCTTTCACGCCTGGTTCGCGGCCCGGGCCGCGCGTCCCCTGGTCGAGGGCTACGCCGCCCTGCCCGACGTGTCCGTGGATTACGGGGTGGTGGAGAAGCTCGACCGCATCGCCATGGTCGAGGCCCCCTTCGACTGGGACGACCTGGGCAGTTGGGAAGCCCTGTATCGCCTGGGGAGAAAAGACGAGGCGGGCTGCGTGCTCCAGGGCGACGTGCTGGCGCTCGACTGCGCCGATTCGCTGTTTTTCTCCCAGGGCAGCGCCCTGGCCGTGGCCGGCGTCAAGGACATGATCGTCATCCAGACCCGCGACGCCACCCTGGTCTGTCCGGTGTCCGAGGCCCAGCGGGTGAAAGACGTGGTCGGGGCGCTCAAGTCCCAGGGCAGCAAGCTCGTCGAGGCCCACGTCACCGTGCGCCGGCCCTGGGGCAGCTACACCGTGCTCGAAGGCGGGCCGGGCTACAAGATCAAGCGCATCGAGGTGCCGCCGGCCGGGCGGCTGTCGCTCCAGATGCATCACCACCGCAGCGAACACTGGGTGGTGGTCTCGGGCACGGCCCTGGTCCAGATCGGCGACGAGGAGCGGCTGCTGACGGAAAACCAGTCCGTGGACATCCCCAAGGGGGCCGTGCACCGGCTGTCCAACCCCGGCAAGCTGCCGGTGGAGATCATCGAGATCCAGTCCGGGCCGTACCTGGAGGAGGACGACATCGTGCGCTTCGACGACGTCTACGGCCGCAAGGTCGGGGGCGGGGGAACGGGTCCGTCGTGA
- a CDS encoding HD domain-containing protein, translating to MIGRALDWFEDFVADGGMADPADAARLELKRQHCLLVMAEARDQARELGLAPHLVDLATVAGLLHDTGRFPQYRRYRTFRDADSANHAALGLRALARHGGLAGLPPRDRFLVRLAIAAHNRRALPGRLAAGGDAEALALARIVRDADKLDIVRVMLEHFGAKGAKDDVVFLGLPDDPGRFNPAVVADIEAGRIGDYNDMETVNDFALLLLSWINDMYHPRTRRLFFRRGHVDALFGQLPDTPRLRAFAGRYRERFGPKTP from the coding sequence ATGATCGGCCGGGCCCTCGACTGGTTCGAGGATTTCGTCGCCGACGGCGGCATGGCCGACCCGGCCGACGCCGCCCGGCTGGAGCTCAAGCGCCAGCACTGCCTGCTGGTCATGGCCGAGGCCAGGGACCAGGCCCGGGAACTGGGCCTGGCGCCGCATCTGGTCGACCTGGCCACCGTGGCCGGGCTGCTCCACGACACGGGCCGCTTTCCCCAGTACCGCCGCTACCGGACCTTCCGCGACGCCGACAGCGCCAACCACGCCGCCCTCGGCCTGCGGGCCCTGGCCCGGCACGGCGGCCTGGCCGGCCTTCCCCCCCGGGATCGGTTCCTGGTGCGCCTGGCCATCGCCGCCCACAACCGGCGCGCCCTGCCCGGGCGCCTGGCCGCCGGCGGCGACGCCGAGGCGCTGGCCCTGGCCCGCATCGTGCGCGACGCCGACAAGCTCGACATCGTGCGCGTCATGCTCGAACATTTCGGGGCCAAGGGCGCCAAGGACGACGTGGTCTTCCTGGGCCTGCCGGACGATCCCGGGCGTTTCAACCCGGCGGTGGTCGCCGACATCGAGGCCGGGCGCATCGGCGATTACAACGACATGGAGACGGTCAACGATTTCGCGCTGCTCCTTCTCAGCTGGATCAACGACATGTACCACCCGCGCACGCGCCGGCTTTTTTTCCGGCGCGGCCATGTCGACGCCCTGTTCGGCCAACTGCCGGACACGCCGCGCCTGCGCGCCTTTGCCGGCCGCTACCGCGAGCGCTTCGGCCCCAAAACCCCCTGA
- a CDS encoding ribonuclease Z gives MRVTFVGVGEAFDEREPNVSLFVEGRGVKGRATALLDCGFTAAAAFFACPGIAAAEREAGPDVLWISHFHGDHFFGLPYLLARWHEAGRDRPLAVVGGPGARGKVAAAVDLAYPNLRAGLHFALDIREVVPGGDFDLAGLSGRAAPTGHGAPCLALRLTDGERALYYSGDGPPTPGCRELARGCDLIVQEAYGLSPGIPGHGSVEEALSLAREAGAGALAVVHLRRELRRERGQDIRRLLTAAGYPSGLPEPGAVIVP, from the coding sequence GTGCGTGTGACGTTCGTGGGCGTGGGCGAAGCGTTCGACGAGCGGGAGCCCAATGTCAGCCTGTTCGTGGAGGGGCGGGGGGTGAAAGGGCGGGCGACGGCCCTGCTCGATTGCGGTTTCACGGCCGCGGCGGCCTTTTTCGCCTGCCCGGGCATCGCCGCCGCGGAACGGGAGGCCGGGCCGGACGTGCTGTGGATTTCCCATTTCCACGGCGACCATTTTTTCGGACTGCCGTATCTGCTGGCCCGCTGGCACGAGGCCGGCCGCGACCGGCCGCTTGCGGTCGTCGGCGGGCCGGGGGCCAGGGGCAAGGTCGCGGCGGCGGTGGATCTGGCCTATCCCAACCTGCGGGCCGGGCTCCACTTTGCCTTGGATATCCGGGAAGTTGTGCCGGGCGGGGATTTCGACTTGGCCGGCCTGTCCGGCCGGGCGGCGCCGACCGGGCATGGCGCCCCGTGCCTGGCCCTGCGCCTCACGGACGGGGAGCGGGCGCTCTATTACAGCGGCGACGGCCCGCCCACGCCCGGCTGCCGGGAACTGGCAAGGGGTTGCGACCTCATCGTCCAGGAGGCCTACGGCCTCTCTCCCGGCATCCCGGGGCACGGTTCCGTGGAGGAGGCGCTGTCGCTGGCCCGGGAGGCCGGGGCCGGGGCCCTGGCCGTGGTGCACCTGCGCCGGGAGTTGCGCCGGGAGCGCGGGCAGGACATCCGCCGGCTGCTCACCGCCGCCGGCTACCCCTCGGGCCTGCCCGAGCCCGGCGCGGTCATTGTCCCATAG